In the Burkholderia cenocepacia genome, one interval contains:
- a CDS encoding hydroxymethylglutaryl-CoA lyase has product MPLFPPDVVIREVGLRDGLQSIRRIVPTHDKLEWIRDAYAAGQREIEVGSFVPARLLPQLADTAELVAFAKTLPGLSVSVLVPNVRGAQAALDAEADLLLVPLSASRAHSLANLRKTPDEVVSEVARIRAERDASGAKTLIEGGIGTAFGCTLQGRVAPDDVLHYMQALLDAGADYVSIADTVGYAGPRAVADLFGKARRRVGERLWCGHFHDTRGLALANVYAALETGVARFDTSLAGIGGCPHAPGASGNAATEDLAFMLADMGIATGIDLPALLALRAKVAHWLDGETLHGALWRAGLPNTYSRDANGVALSL; this is encoded by the coding sequence ATGCCATTGTTCCCGCCGGACGTCGTCATCCGGGAAGTCGGGCTGCGCGACGGTCTGCAGAGCATTCGGCGCATCGTGCCGACGCACGACAAGCTCGAATGGATTCGCGACGCATACGCGGCCGGCCAACGCGAAATCGAAGTCGGCTCGTTCGTGCCCGCCCGATTGCTGCCGCAACTCGCCGACACGGCCGAACTCGTGGCGTTCGCGAAGACGTTGCCGGGCCTGTCCGTATCGGTGCTCGTGCCGAACGTGAGGGGCGCGCAGGCCGCGCTGGACGCCGAAGCCGATCTGCTGCTGGTGCCGCTGTCGGCGAGCCGTGCACATAGCCTCGCGAACCTTCGCAAGACACCGGATGAAGTCGTCTCGGAAGTCGCACGGATTCGCGCCGAGCGTGACGCGTCGGGCGCCAAGACGCTGATCGAAGGCGGTATCGGCACCGCGTTCGGCTGCACGCTGCAAGGTCGGGTGGCGCCCGACGACGTGCTCCACTACATGCAGGCGCTGCTGGACGCCGGGGCGGATTACGTCAGTATTGCCGACACCGTGGGCTACGCGGGCCCGCGCGCGGTGGCCGACCTGTTCGGCAAGGCGCGCCGGCGGGTGGGCGAGCGCCTGTGGTGCGGCCATTTCCACGATACGCGCGGCCTCGCGCTCGCCAACGTGTACGCGGCGCTCGAGACGGGCGTCGCCCGCTTCGACACGTCGCTCGCCGGGATCGGCGGCTGCCCGCATGCACCGGGCGCGAGCGGCAACGCGGCGACGGAGGATCTGGCCTTCATGCTCGCCGACATGGGCATTGCGACAGGCATCGATCTGCCCGCGCTGCTCGCGCTTCGCGCGAAGGTCGCGCACTGGCTCGACGGCGAAACCCTGCACGGCGCCCTCTGGCGTGCCGGCTTGCCGAACACGTATTCACGCGACGCCAACGGCGTCGCGCTTTCCCTCTGA
- a CDS encoding CaiB/BaiF CoA transferase family protein, translating to MSVNARLPLDGVRVVEFTHMIMGPTCGMILADLGAEVIKVEPPGGDKTRTLPGLGIGFFRSFNRNKKSVVIDITTSQGRETAAELIGTCDVMVENFRPGLMKSLGLDHETLSERYPRLISVSHKGFLPGPYEKRLALDEVVQMMGGLSYMTGPVGRPLRAGTSVNDIMGGMFGAIGVLAALREREVTGRGQEVQSALFENCVFLSAQHMQQYAMTGEPPPPMPARVSAWSVYDVFTLADGEQLFIGAVSDKQFVTLCDVLGRPDLAADPRFANNAMRVVVRPELLACLGAVLKDRRADELAPKLEAAGIPYAPIVRPEQLLDDPHLKASGGLAPMQADDGSMTDVVLLPITIGGRRPGVRHALARIGEHTQEVLSRLRGKVVA from the coding sequence ATGTCAGTCAATGCAAGGCTTCCGCTCGATGGCGTGCGCGTCGTCGAATTCACGCACATGATCATGGGACCCACGTGCGGGATGATCCTCGCCGACCTCGGCGCCGAAGTGATCAAGGTCGAGCCGCCCGGCGGCGACAAGACGCGTACGCTGCCGGGCCTCGGCATCGGCTTTTTCCGGTCGTTCAACCGCAACAAGAAAAGCGTCGTCATCGACATCACCACGTCGCAAGGCCGTGAAACCGCGGCCGAGCTGATCGGCACGTGCGACGTGATGGTGGAGAATTTCCGGCCCGGCCTGATGAAGTCTCTCGGGCTGGACCATGAGACGTTGTCGGAACGCTATCCGCGTCTGATCAGCGTATCCCACAAGGGCTTTCTGCCCGGCCCGTACGAAAAACGTCTCGCGCTCGACGAAGTCGTGCAGATGATGGGCGGCCTTTCCTACATGACGGGCCCGGTGGGGCGGCCGTTGCGTGCGGGAACGTCCGTCAACGACATCATGGGCGGCATGTTCGGCGCGATCGGTGTCCTCGCGGCCCTGCGCGAGCGCGAAGTCACCGGGCGCGGCCAGGAAGTCCAGAGCGCGCTGTTCGAAAACTGCGTCTTCCTGTCGGCGCAGCACATGCAGCAATACGCGATGACGGGCGAGCCGCCGCCGCCGATGCCCGCGCGGGTGTCGGCGTGGAGCGTCTACGACGTGTTCACGCTGGCCGATGGCGAGCAGCTGTTCATCGGCGCCGTGAGCGACAAGCAGTTCGTCACGTTGTGCGACGTGCTCGGGCGCCCGGACCTCGCGGCCGACCCGCGCTTCGCGAACAATGCGATGCGGGTCGTGGTACGGCCCGAACTGCTCGCATGCCTCGGTGCGGTGCTCAAAGACCGCCGTGCCGATGAGCTGGCGCCGAAGCTGGAAGCGGCCGGCATCCCGTATGCACCGATCGTGCGACCGGAACAGTTGCTCGACGACCCGCACCTCAAGGCAAGCGGGGGCCTTGCCCCGATGCAGGCCGACGACGGCAGCATGACCGACGTGGTGTTGCTGCCGATCACGATCGGCGGCCGGCGTCCCGGTGTGCGCCACGCGCTCGCGCGGATCGGCGAACACACGCAGGAAGTGCTTTCACGGCTCAGGGGCAAGGTGGTTGCATGA
- a CDS encoding gamma carbonic anhydrase family protein, producing MRMFELDGERPRVAASAWVAPHAVVIGRTTVGEHASVWFNAVVRADNAAISIGEGSNVQDGAVLHTDPGYPLDIGAHVSIGHQAMLHGCTIGAGSLIGIQAIVMNGAVIGRQCLVGAGAVVTEGKVFPDRSLILGSPAKVVRELSEEQIAAVAKNATDYADRAARYRRELEIGALWQL from the coding sequence ATGAGGATGTTCGAACTGGATGGCGAGCGGCCGCGCGTGGCGGCGTCCGCGTGGGTTGCGCCGCACGCGGTGGTGATCGGTCGCACGACGGTCGGCGAGCATGCGAGCGTCTGGTTCAACGCCGTGGTACGTGCGGATAACGCCGCGATTTCGATCGGGGAGGGCAGTAACGTGCAGGACGGGGCGGTGCTGCATACCGACCCGGGTTATCCGCTCGACATCGGCGCGCATGTCAGCATCGGGCATCAGGCGATGCTGCATGGATGCACGATCGGGGCCGGGTCGCTCATCGGTATTCAGGCGATCGTGATGAACGGCGCCGTCATCGGTAGGCAGTGTCTCGTCGGAGCAGGGGCGGTCGTGACGGAGGGCAAGGTGTTTCCCGACCGGTCGCTGATTCTCGGCTCCCCCGCCAAGGTCGTGCGTGAGCTGAGCGAGGAGCAGATAGCCGCCGTCGCGAAGAATGCCACGGACTATGCCGATCGCGCCGCGCGTTATCGGCGCGAGCTGGAGATCGGCGCCCTCTGGCAACTGTAG
- a CDS encoding MFS transporter, with protein sequence MQQTVTAGGPPLAASSVHVGIQPGAAVSARMDRLPVTRHLWMLVLLISLGGFFEIYDLIFTGYIAPGMARSGLLATTTHAFFGFTGIAGFIAATFAGLFVGTFCFGWLPDRFGRRSVFTISLLWYSVGSAIMAFQTTPEAVVFWRFVTGIGVGVEIVTIDSYVTEIVPQHMRGRAMAFNQMVMFAAAPVAAILSYWLVPTTVFGIDGWRVVVLAGSVGAVLVWFIRRSVPESPRWLASHGRPEQADAIVSRIEGIVSRQARAPLSPPLPIVDQPLHRRASFAELLHPPYRSRFVMLVVFNLCQAIGYYGFANWVPTLLIGQGITVTKSLLYSFVIAFALPVGPMLAILYADRVQRKWLIVGGAVMVIVCGIAFAFARSAALLIALGVLISLAGQTISVCYHTYQAELFPTAIRCRANGLVYSASRVGAMMSGFIIAALLRDFGVVGVFAGITACMLVVVLSIGIFGPNTNGKRLEELCR encoded by the coding sequence ATGCAGCAGACCGTTACCGCGGGCGGGCCCCCGCTCGCCGCATCCAGCGTGCACGTCGGCATTCAGCCTGGCGCGGCCGTTTCCGCACGGATGGACCGTTTGCCCGTTACGCGACATCTCTGGATGCTCGTATTGCTCATCTCGCTCGGCGGTTTTTTCGAGATCTACGATCTGATCTTCACCGGTTACATCGCGCCTGGCATGGCCAGAAGCGGGCTGCTCGCGACGACCACGCATGCGTTCTTCGGATTCACCGGCATCGCGGGGTTCATCGCGGCGACCTTCGCCGGCTTGTTCGTCGGAACGTTCTGTTTCGGCTGGCTGCCGGATCGTTTCGGGCGCCGATCGGTGTTCACGATTTCGCTGCTGTGGTATTCGGTCGGCTCGGCGATCATGGCGTTCCAGACGACGCCCGAAGCGGTCGTTTTCTGGCGCTTCGTCACGGGCATCGGTGTCGGTGTCGAGATCGTCACGATCGACAGCTATGTGACCGAGATCGTGCCGCAACACATGCGTGGACGTGCGATGGCGTTCAACCAGATGGTGATGTTCGCGGCGGCCCCGGTGGCCGCGATTCTGTCGTACTGGCTCGTGCCGACGACGGTCTTCGGCATCGACGGCTGGCGCGTCGTGGTGCTGGCCGGTTCCGTCGGCGCGGTGCTGGTGTGGTTCATCCGCCGCTCGGTGCCCGAAAGCCCGCGCTGGCTGGCATCGCATGGCCGTCCGGAGCAGGCCGACGCCATCGTGAGCAGGATCGAGGGGATCGTCTCGCGGCAGGCGAGGGCGCCGCTGTCGCCGCCGCTGCCGATCGTCGACCAGCCGCTGCATCGTCGCGCTTCGTTCGCGGAGCTGTTGCACCCCCCGTATCGGTCGCGATTCGTCATGCTGGTCGTGTTCAATCTGTGCCAGGCGATCGGATACTACGGCTTCGCCAACTGGGTGCCGACATTGCTGATCGGTCAGGGCATCACGGTGACGAAGAGTTTGCTGTATTCGTTCGTCATTGCGTTCGCGCTGCCGGTGGGACCGATGCTCGCGATACTGTATGCCGATCGGGTTCAGCGCAAATGGTTGATCGTCGGCGGTGCGGTCATGGTCATCGTATGCGGCATCGCCTTTGCCTTCGCGCGCTCCGCCGCGTTGCTGATCGCGCTCGGCGTACTGATCAGCCTGGCGGGCCAGACCATCTCCGTGTGCTACCACACCTACCAGGCCGAACTCTTTCCGACCGCGATCCGCTGCCGCGCGAACGGGCTCGTGTATTCGGCGAGCCGGGTCGGCGCAATGATGTCCGGCTTCATCATTGCCGCGCTACTGCGGGATTTCGGCGTGGTCGGCGTGTTTGCCGGCATCACCGCATGCATGCTGGTTGTCGTGTTGTCGATCGGGATTTTCGGGCCGAACACGAACGGCAAGCGTCTCGAGGAGCTATGCCGCTGA
- a CDS encoding winged helix-turn-helix transcriptional regulator, whose translation MGKEYTPATAALGVEQVIQLLEGRWKLIILFHLFDGKVQRYSDFERLIPGISQKMLAQQLRQLEADGIVSRKLYAQVPPKVEYRLTDWGQALCPALDAMLKWAEQRACFSSSPESAE comes from the coding sequence ATGGGAAAGGAATACACGCCAGCGACGGCTGCGCTTGGGGTAGAACAGGTGATTCAGCTGCTTGAAGGTCGCTGGAAATTGATCATCCTGTTCCATCTCTTCGACGGAAAAGTGCAGCGATATTCGGATTTCGAACGATTGATTCCAGGCATTTCCCAGAAGATGCTGGCGCAGCAACTGAGGCAACTGGAAGCCGACGGAATCGTGTCGCGCAAGCTGTATGCGCAGGTGCCGCCAAAGGTGGAGTACCGGCTCACGGATTGGGGACAGGCGTTGTGCCCCGCACTGGACGCCATGCTGAAATGGGCCGAGCAACGCGCGTGCTTCTCGTCATCACCCGAGTCGGCAGAATGA